One part of the Macaca mulatta isolate MMU2019108-1 chromosome 6, T2T-MMU8v2.0, whole genome shotgun sequence genome encodes these proteins:
- the LOC144341382 gene encoding uncharacterized protein LOC144341382 isoform X3, whose translation MQSLTLAHSSRGEHWKESSGAEKGGEWTIEDSQVLIWKRCPWKGHSLKSVFCALEGWNWKADYIRDDSLAVGLLVESSQCQTNEGIQRWEKSEMRVTWTPTGDAGTLTRKHLSLKDNPTKWILSSLFCR comes from the exons TCATTAACTCTGGCACATAGCAGCAGAGGAGAACATTGGAAAGAGTCCAGTGGAGCAGAGAAAGGTGGGGAGTGGACGATCGAGGACAGCCAGGTCTTGATTTGGAAAAGATGCCCGTGGAAAGGACACTCACTGAAAAG tgTGTTCTGTGCCCTGGAAGGCTGGAACTGGAAGGCTGACTACATCAGGGACGACTCTCTTGCTGTAGGGCTTCTTGTTGAGTCCAGCCAATGCCAGACAAATGAGGGAATCCAAAGGTGGGAGAAGAGCGAG atgcgGGTAACCTGGACACCCACTGGTGACGCTGGGACCCTGACTAGGAAACACCTTTCTTTGAAG GACAACCCAACAAAGTGGATTTTATCATCTCTCTTTTGTAGATGA
- the LOC144341382 gene encoding uncharacterized protein LOC144341382 isoform X4 has translation MQSLTLAHSSRGEHWKESSGAEKGGEWTIEDSQVLIWKRCPWKGHSLKSVFCALEGWNWKADYIRDDSLAVGLLVESSQCQTNEGIQRCG, from the exons TCATTAACTCTGGCACATAGCAGCAGAGGAGAACATTGGAAAGAGTCCAGTGGAGCAGAGAAAGGTGGGGAGTGGACGATCGAGGACAGCCAGGTCTTGATTTGGAAAAGATGCCCGTGGAAAGGACACTCACTGAAAAG tgTGTTCTGTGCCCTGGAAGGCTGGAACTGGAAGGCTGACTACATCAGGGACGACTCTCTTGCTGTAGGGCTTCTTGTTGAGTCCAGCCAATGCCAGACAAATGAGGGAATCCAAAG atgcgGGTAA
- the LOC144341382 gene encoding uncharacterized protein LOC144341382 isoform X1: MQSLTLAHSSRGEHWKESSGAEKGGEWTIEDSQVLIWKRCPWKGHSLKSVFCALEGWNWKADYIRDDSLAVGLLVESSQCQTNEGIQRWEKSEMRVTWTPTGDAGTLTRKHLSLKMKEQAQRSHRSKVTHPVRGKAWIRGWACLVPKFIPFHETNRHFEDHQKGILELRTFWLF; this comes from the exons TCATTAACTCTGGCACATAGCAGCAGAGGAGAACATTGGAAAGAGTCCAGTGGAGCAGAGAAAGGTGGGGAGTGGACGATCGAGGACAGCCAGGTCTTGATTTGGAAAAGATGCCCGTGGAAAGGACACTCACTGAAAAG tgTGTTCTGTGCCCTGGAAGGCTGGAACTGGAAGGCTGACTACATCAGGGACGACTCTCTTGCTGTAGGGCTTCTTGTTGAGTCCAGCCAATGCCAGACAAATGAGGGAATCCAAAGGTGGGAGAAGAGCGAG atgcgGGTAACCTGGACACCCACTGGTGACGCTGGGACCCTGACTAGGAAACACCTTTCTTTGAAG ATGAAGgaacaggctcagagaagtcacaGGTCCAAGGTCACACACCCAGTAAGGGGCAAAGCCTGGATTAGAGGGTGGGCCTGTTTGGTTCCAAAGTTCATTCCCTTTCATGAGACCAACCGCCATTTTGAAGATCATCAAAAGGGAATTCTAGAACTCAGAACTTTTTGGCTTTTCTGA